The DNA sequence TCAGAAGAACACAAAACATTGATTCTGTATGCATTATTCTGTAGGATATGGAATGGTATTGTGCTTTTATTGTGTTTGGATTATACCTTTGCCTTTCAACTTCAAGGGGAATATTGGACTCCCTCCATTCTTTTGCTAATATATATCTAATGATTCTATATAATTGTAGCAAAGACAGAGCAAAACAGAGTCCAATATTCATCAAGAAACTCAAGCAGTACAAATGAAGATAATCTATGCATAGAACAGAAGCAACTAGAGTAGGAAATGGGCTGATTCCTCAAAGTttctggaaaaaaaagaaaaaaagattcaCAGTATGGGTTTTAGAGATGTCAGAGGCCCCGTAACCAAAGGCCGGTTTTCATAAAATACTAGTTTCgttctttcaagtttcaacgtTATAGTAACACttttgtctgttttttttttcttttctttttggacaATTATATGACACCTTGTCAAATTGTTCATTTCTTACacttttttgtaaattttttgaTTTGATTGTTATGTTCATGAGGCCAAAAATGTATACTTTTGATTCAAAAACTCTGTTTTGTTCCACCATTTTCTGTCAAGAACTCTTTAACACTAAAAGCCGAAAGGCTTTCGTTATCTGCTGGAAAGTTGCACATCAGACATCAGAGTTGTGGGAGCTCCAGGTCTACCGTGTAAATATCTGTCACTTAAGTCAGCAGCAAACCAATCAAGCTTGGCTGTCGACTTTCGGATGAGGCTAGATTTCCTTTGATAGATTATAGATATGTGTATCTCATTGGTTTCCACGACCGCCAACAACACAAACCCAAAGCCAAAGCCATTAAGAATTTTGGAGCCAAGCTCCATATGCACACACTCCAATCTTCTACTTCACTATCCCAAGTTTAAATTCAAACCCCTTCCTGTTTATTGAATCCCCTAGTTTGACCTAATGGCTTCCTTGTCTAGATTTGCTCTCAAAGATCTCAAGTTAAACACTTGTGAAGCTTACTATAGGCAAAGCTCTTCTTTATCATCAAGGAGGCTCCCAACCCATGTTGGTATGTTTGACTTCTgtgtttttttcctttctggGATCGTGTTTTCTGTGCTTTTTGGCAATTGGGTTTAGTTTATTTGGTGATTTGGGAGCAAGAGTTTAATTCTTTTCAGTGTTCCCATCATGTGGGAATTGTGACAGTTCATTGTTTACCTCTGTTTCAAGTATTTTACTTTTCGAAAATTGATTGGTTTTCAGATGTAAGAGGTGAAATTTCTGTGCTTGAGAAGGGAAGAAGTTGTGCAATTCAAAGCAAGACATGGAGTCCAATTGTTGCTGCCGGTTCTTCAGTAGTTCAAACTTCAAGGTGTGTGATCTAGTGTTGTTTTGGTAGTGATTGATAAAATGAGCATATATGTTGATTGTTGATATGATCAAGTATAGCCTTTATTGATTAATATGCTGGTTTGTGGGAACAATAAGTTACCGTAGTTCACTTTTTAAGCAGACCCGAATAAGCTACATTGCTGTTCTTTAGTTATAGTTGGTCCTTGGAGACGTGGTATATACCAAAAGGAGAAGACAGAGCTCTTAAATTTTCAGAGAACTTGGCTGAAGCAATTTTGATAGCCCTATAGTTCTTAGTTGCTCTAAGTTTAATATGTTATTTGTTGTCAAATCCAAGTTAACTTATGTTTAGTTAAATCTTCACTCTTACTGTGATCAGGTTTGTATTGCTTTCCTaaattcttttgatttttcttttttctgaccCAACCCACCAGATGGTACTTACCACTAACCAGTAATGCGTCCAAAACGTAAAATGTCTTCATTTAGCAACTAATTACAGAGATGGCTGCTCTTTTCATGCATTTTTAGGACTTCTTTATTTCGATAAGTAATCTGCGCCTCCTGATTAGTTACCAGTCAGTTCTACATTCTTTATATATTACTTGTATATGTAGGAACTCCAAAGTTCTGTGCAAGGCTGCTGCAAATGCATCTGGAGATCTTCCCAATCCTACTGGAATGAGTCAGTACGAGAGAATAATTGAAACTTTGACAACTCTATTTCCTGTATGGGTAGGTATCACATTACACTAATGAATATAATTACTATGATCCTGTTTTCTCTATTCAGACTTTCTTAAGCATACTTCTCTTCTGAACAATGTTGATCTCTGGAAAGACTTGCAAATTTAATTTCTACTTCCATGAAATAGGTCATATTGGGCACCATTGTTGGGATCTACAAACCATCTGCTGTAAGATCTATTTGCACACTCTTTTATCTATGACATATCAACTAGAGTATATCTAGCCTAATGTCGGGGTTCCTACAGGTAACTTGGTTGGAGACAGACCTTTTTACCCTTGGCCTTGGTTTCCTCATGCTTTCTATGGGTTTGACGTTAACTTTTGAGGATTTTAGACGATGCTTGCGTAATCCTTGGACTGTGAGTAGCATCTGCTTTCATTTAAGTCGGTGAACTTTGACAGATAGAATTAGCTAGTTGTAATGGTTATTAAATTTTATGCTGCAGGTTGGTGTAGGATTTCTTGCTCAGTACATGATCAAACCCTTACTAGGCTTTGTCATTGCCCTGGTAAAGATTTATGGCTTTTGTGTAATTTACTCTTGAAATGTAGTTTTCCTATGGAGTTTTTCTTTTATACCATTTGAGATCATATAACAGGTATTAGATTAGTATGTTCtgcaattatatgtaaatatttTGCTAGTACAGACCTTAGCACACCTGCTCATTTTTACCTCCCTTATTTTATGATCCTCTCTTCCCCTACAAAAAGGGGGAAGCTGTTCCCCTACAAAAAGGAGGAAGGTGGCTGGTTCTTCATATAAACATATTTTGGATGGTACAATGTTGAACACGACCTTCTAGTGTATTCAagactttttctctcttttcagaCGCTAAAGCTTTCTGCACCTATTGCTACTGGTCTTATTTTGGTCTCCTGCTGTCCTGGGGGTCAGGCATCAAATGTTGCAACTTATATCTCAAAGGGGAATG is a window from the Rosa chinensis cultivar Old Blush chromosome 2, RchiOBHm-V2, whole genome shotgun sequence genome containing:
- the LOC112187749 gene encoding sodium/pyruvate cotransporter BASS2, chloroplastic; this translates as MASLSRFALKDLKLNTCEAYYRQSSSLSSRRLPTHVDVRGEISVLEKGRSCAIQSKTWSPIVAAGSSVVQTSRNSKVLCKAAANASGDLPNPTGMSQYERIIETLTTLFPVWVILGTIVGIYKPSAVTWLETDLFTLGLGFLMLSMGLTLTFEDFRRCLRNPWTVGVGFLAQYMIKPLLGFVIALTLKLSAPIATGLILVSCCPGGQASNVATYISKGNVALSVLMTTCSTIGAIVMTPLLTKLLAGQLVPVDAAGLALSTFQVVLVPTIIGVLANEFFPQFTSKISSVTPLVGVILTTLLCASPIGQVSAVLKAQGPQLILPVAALHAAAFAIGYWISRISFGESTSRTISIECGMQSSALGFLLAQKHFTNPLVAVPSAVSVVCMALGGSGLAVFWRNKGLPVDDKDDFKE